A window of Acidobacteriota bacterium contains these coding sequences:
- a CDS encoding DNA-directed RNA polymerase subunit alpha has product MLWKGFQKPKRLAVDPDSLTERYGKFTAQPFERGFGNTIGNALRRVLLSSIEGGAITAVRIEGVLHEFQSIPGVVEDATDIILNLKQIPFRMAVDGPKHIYLKADKPGEVTSGMLETDGDVEVLDKNIHIATLSEGGNLDMDLRLKVGRGYVSADRNFDDDLAVGFIPIDSVHSPVRKVNYAVDAARLGQTTDYDRLVLEVWTNAAVSPTDAVGLAAKLLKDHMSIFVNFEEVPEGGEFQEGRQLQLRNENLNRSVEELELSVRSYNCLKNANIQTIGELIQKSEPEMLKTKNFGRKSLNEIKEILAQMGLSLGMRIDDQGNAVAGAADSGESE; this is encoded by the coding sequence GGGTTTTCAGAAACCGAAGCGCCTTGCCGTGGATCCGGATTCGCTCACTGAACGCTATGGCAAGTTCACTGCCCAGCCGTTTGAACGCGGCTTCGGCAATACCATTGGCAACGCCCTGCGTCGCGTACTGCTGTCCTCCATCGAAGGCGGCGCCATCACCGCGGTGCGCATCGAAGGCGTGCTGCATGAGTTTCAGTCGATTCCAGGCGTCGTGGAAGACGCCACGGATATCATCCTGAACCTCAAGCAGATCCCCTTCCGCATGGCGGTCGATGGCCCCAAGCACATCTACCTCAAGGCCGACAAGCCCGGCGAAGTCACCAGTGGCATGCTGGAAACCGACGGCGATGTCGAGGTGCTGGACAAGAACATCCACATCGCCACGCTGAGTGAGGGCGGCAACCTCGACATGGACCTGCGCCTCAAAGTCGGTCGCGGCTACGTCTCCGCCGATCGCAATTTCGACGACGACCTGGCCGTGGGCTTCATTCCCATCGACAGCGTTCACTCGCCCGTGCGCAAGGTGAACTACGCCGTCGACGCCGCCCGCCTCGGCCAGACCACCGATTATGACCGCCTCGTGCTGGAAGTCTGGACCAATGCCGCCGTCAGTCCCACCGACGCTGTCGGCCTCGCCGCCAAGCTGCTCAAGGATCACATGAGTATCTTCGTCAACTTCGAGGAGGTGCCCGAGGGCGGCGAGTTCCAGGAAGGCCGGCAACTGCAGTTGCGCAATGAGAACCTGAACCGCTCGGTCGAAGAGCTCGAACTGAGCGTGCGCAGCTATAACTGCCTCAAGAACGCCAATATCCAGACCATCGGCGAGCTGATCCAGAAGAGCGAGCCGGAAATGCTGAAGACCAAAAACTTCGGCCGCAAATCGCTCAACGAAATCAAGGAAATTCTCGCCCAGATGGGCCTGTCGCTGGGCATGCGTATTGATGATCAGGGCAATGCCGTCGCCGGCGCCGCCGACAGCGGCGAAAGCGAGTAA
- a CDS encoding 50S ribosomal protein L17 has product MRHLNAGKKLGRNTSHRRALLRNLVTSLVLEERISTTVPKAKAIRPLAERMVTLGKRGSLHARRQAASYLLDAQAVHKLFDQLAARFGDRAGGYTRIVKTGFRHGDNASLAYIEFLGSEGMQAAKRKRRSELLERKAEAQKKASEEMGEKKDQKEE; this is encoded by the coding sequence ATGCGACATTTGAACGCCGGAAAAAAACTGGGCCGCAACACTTCGCACCGCCGTGCCCTGTTGCGCAATCTCGTGACCTCGCTGGTGCTCGAGGAGCGCATCTCGACCACCGTGCCCAAGGCCAAAGCCATCCGCCCGCTCGCCGAGCGCATGGTCACCCTCGGCAAGCGCGGCTCGTTGCATGCGCGCCGCCAGGCCGCCAGCTATTTGCTCGACGCCCAAGCCGTGCACAAGCTGTTCGATCAGTTGGCCGCCCGTTTCGGTGACCGCGCCGGCGGCTACACCCGCATTGTGAAGACCGGCTTCCGCCATGGCGATAATGCCTCGCTTGCCTACATCGAATTTCTGGGCAGTGAAGGCATGCAGGCCGCCAAGCGCAAGCGCCGCTCTGAACTCCTCGAACGCAAAGCCGAGGCGCAGAAGAAGGCCTCGGAGGAGATGGGCGAAAAGAAGGATCAAAAAGAGGAATAG